The Helianthus annuus cultivar XRQ/B chromosome 11, HanXRQr2.0-SUNRISE, whole genome shotgun sequence region ttataaaatttaccggggtaaccctttacccaaaaaaaaaaacagtaaaagaggggtctatgtactcacttgagggtgcttagaagtcttaggataaccaccaagcaaagctagagggatcatggaaagcaaacgacacctaatataggtaactacattaataaccggacctaacggaggatcgggtagtatgagggttcgtaaaccaaataagtgtgggaaattatgtaatatggtttaacaaagcctacatactaaaacgaaacctaacctaagtgcttacgacccattacgacccgtttaggtagcttacgctactttaacgcgtcgttcgcgtaaaacgcgttcggaacgcctaactagtcctatgacaagtaatatatgccttaacatgtctaatattgttgctaaatcagtttagatgtcaaaatttaagttacatatgcttaaaatgaatttatgcgtaaaaagggcattttggtaattttcctaaggcataagaattacttatcatacaactacttaaacgacgtgaccataaggtataacctccaaaggttattccctatacaactatggtcacctaatgtgtttggtcggatcctaatgatcgaccaaatgggtcgggttcgaaagtataagtgattgattagatcgcttacctttacgaccctaagcaagcacaaatctaaaagcgacgagctaaacatgctagaacatgtttagtaaagttagaaaacaggtttgatattaaaacaaacggttttaataccctagagtagtttggttacaaaatatgcgagaaaacgcattttggccgaaactacgactcgtcactgagcctagataacgtggtaatcagtaggtatagttactagggactataaccatcgtgattacgctcacgttatgaagttcaaacgaacttcgcattgaccataaactagttaatgcagaaagtcaaacacagtttgactttaacgctaaaacgaatgaaaaacgcgaaagaatacttacagaaggtccccgcaagattcgaacccgattcactctcaggtaggaagcatatacttccatttagagagtgtagaatcagattcaaatgtgaggaagaatgaaatgggtgaggggtatttatagatttccttgaaccgttaagatcgttcgtcgaaaaacgtgatttgatctagaccttacatgtgggcacatggttttcaaataccatgggagcccctaatgtggactatgttcattgaataccatcccatggttttgcaaaaccatgggtgaaaaccattaacacttcaaaatggactaggttcattgaatctgccagaaatttcaaaaatggtccctacacttgtaaaacttgatttttttggcacttttaaacccctttaacctcatttcaaagctctaaaatgatactaaagtatagggaacttaaaatatgctcacagacatcacggatgtcggttcgtttggccgtacggttgcgttattcggttaattacgacggaagtcgtaacgaacgcaaaaacgatccaaattaagcgacgaatggaattttatcatgccaatcactaaaataaaatattttaatgattacataaatttttgtatgtgcggatatattcaggacgtaagatatgcgcaaaactgcaaacttatgcacttttgacgcttttagtctttattgatcaataaagtttattttagcataccgaacccttcaaagcctatttctaagctatgtaaaaaatatttagggcatatttaacttatgatcaagttccggaaggtctgttacagtacaaattgacatactttcgcagtttgtcgaatttagtccctgtaagcgaataaacttgatttcggcaaccaaaccatccaaaacttatttctaagttatgtaatggttatttaaggtatgttaagcctatttcactatttcggagtgtttgttgcattaaactggttatatttacgcatcagatcgcgtataaccttccagaaagcgatttaaagcccgaaatcgaacaagaattgatacgtgcaaaagatacacatatttatacagatcccaagtatgaaatacaatatttcattggcttggtatttatttgatggtggtggtgacacaggtgtcacatcacTCTTTCCATCCATGAACTTAGGAATCTCAGAAAGAAGGTCATCCAGTGAAACCTCATCCGTTAGAATCTCATCTCTTAGCCCAGTACTACCTTTCTTAATCGGGTCCCTATATTTGACATGATTAGCATTAGAATCGTCAATGATATTGCCATCCTCCTCATCTTGCAACACATCAAAGAAGTTAGACATCTGAACCTGAGCAGTAGACGGATTGCCAAAATGCCCTCTTCGTGTAGCTACTCGTGGCGTAAGATTCTTAATCTTCGTCCGGTTTTGAGGGATTTCTTTTGGATTGATATTGGCAATGGGGCCTTGGCTTCGGCTTGGTACGACCGTTGGAGTGACATTGGGCCGCTTGGGGAATTTATCTCGCCAAGAGTTATTTCAAATGCTGGGTTCCGGTTAGAGGATTCGGTTTCTGACATTCAGGCCAACGGTCAGTGGAAGTGGCCGGTTGCTTGGAGGGATCTCTTTCCTGTTCTGATTCAGCTAGATCATGTCAATATCCGGCCGAATAATCCTGATAGAGTTATGTGGCGTGATGGTAATAACACAAGTGTTTTCTCGTCTTCGGAGGCTTGGAATTCGGTTCGTTTCAAAGGTACAGAAATAGATTGGTGCACTATTGTCTGGTTTAACCAATGTATCCCGAGGCATGCTTTTTTGATGTGGCTGATTATGAGAGGTAAACTTCTCACGCAGGATAAGATTC contains the following coding sequences:
- the LOC110919099 gene encoding uncharacterized protein LOC110919099 codes for the protein MISIRIVNDIAILLILQHIKEVRHLNLSSRRIAKMPSSCSYSWRKILNLRPVLRDFFWIDIGNGALASAWYDRWSDIGPLGEFISPRVISNAGFRLEDSVSDIQANGQWKWPVAWRDLFPVLIQLDHVNIRPNNPDRVMWRDGNNTSVFSSSEAWNSVRFKGTEIDWCTIVWFNQCIPRHAFLMWLIMRGKLLTQDKILKWDISRRKTMNMMCCLLCYANHDSHSHLFFECEFSTKVWYIVRQKVGMSTVQPKWEDIINWLRDRSKSKLASDYVAKLLVAACAYVIWQERNFRIFKNRMRPPETVSENIISLVRYKLMGARLKTTENVRRLWREWEIHGNDIVDDGG